A portion of the Clostridium gelidum genome contains these proteins:
- a CDS encoding MATE family efflux transporter: protein MTVTRNLTKGKPAKLILLFTIPLLIGNVFQQFYSIADTFIVGRTIGVNALAAVGCTGSIMFLILGFAQGSTAGLSIITAQKFGAEDTKGVKESYVAGITISMIVTIVLTTISTIFARPILVLMNTPPEIIDDAYRFVFVIFLGIIASMFFNFFSNIIRALGDSKTPLVYLVVACILNVILEYGFILIFKLGVTGAACATVIAQGVSALLCMWHIKKNLPILKLKKNDLKISKEVFLEHIKISLPMGFQASIIAIGAIILQFALNSLGATAVAAYTAAQKIDAIAVQPMMSFGITMATYTAQNYGAKKIHRIREGVKQCAIISVTFSIIVGLINIFGGHFLTGLFVGYDKTEVISLSQIYLTSNGSFYFLLSLLFIYRYTLQGLGQSFIPTVAGIMELIMRSFAAIILSKPLGFLGVSLSNPLAWLGACIPLIIAYHFTFKQINDEYLNKAEPS from the coding sequence ATGACGGTTACTAGAAATTTGACAAAAGGTAAACCGGCGAAGTTAATACTGTTATTTACTATTCCTTTATTAATAGGAAATGTTTTTCAACAGTTCTATAGTATAGCTGATACATTCATTGTTGGACGTACTATAGGAGTTAATGCTTTAGCCGCAGTTGGCTGTACAGGGAGCATAATGTTTTTGATTTTAGGATTTGCTCAAGGTTCAACAGCTGGTCTTTCAATTATCACAGCACAAAAATTTGGTGCAGAGGATACAAAAGGAGTTAAGGAAAGTTATGTTGCTGGAATAACAATTAGTATGATAGTAACTATAGTTCTTACAACTATAAGTACAATTTTTGCTAGGCCTATACTAGTATTAATGAATACACCACCAGAAATTATAGATGATGCATATCGTTTTGTATTCGTCATATTCCTGGGAATAATAGCATCTATGTTTTTCAACTTTTTTTCGAACATAATTCGTGCTTTAGGAGATAGTAAAACACCTTTAGTATATTTAGTAGTTGCTTGTATTTTAAATGTAATTTTGGAGTATGGATTTATTTTAATTTTTAAATTGGGAGTGACAGGGGCTGCATGCGCAACTGTTATAGCTCAAGGTGTTTCTGCTTTATTATGTATGTGGCATATTAAAAAAAACTTACCAATACTTAAATTAAAAAAGAATGACTTGAAAATATCAAAAGAAGTTTTTTTAGAGCATATAAAGATTTCTCTGCCAATGGGGTTTCAAGCATCTATAATAGCAATTGGAGCTATTATATTACAATTTGCACTTAATAGTCTTGGTGCTACGGCTGTAGCTGCATACACTGCTGCTCAAAAAATTGATGCCATTGCAGTACAACCTATGATGTCATTTGGTATAACAATGGCGACTTATACAGCTCAAAATTATGGTGCCAAAAAAATTCATAGGATAAGAGAAGGCGTAAAGCAATGTGCCATTATATCAGTTACATTTAGTATTATAGTAGGACTTATTAATATTTTTGGAGGACATTTTCTTACAGGACTTTTTGTTGGATATGATAAAACAGAAGTTATTTCATTATCACAAATTTATTTGACGTCTAATGGATCATTTTATTTCCTACTTTCATTACTTTTTATATATAGATACACACTTCAAGGCTTGGGACAAAGCTTTATTCCAACAGTAGCAGGTATAATGGAATTGATTATGAGATCATTTGCAGCAATTATATTATCAAAACCATTAGGATTTTTAGGAGTATCTTTATCAAATCCTTTAGCATGGCTGGGAGCGTGCATTCCGTTAATTATTGCATATCACTTTACGTTTAAGCAAATAAATGATGAATATCTAAATAAAGCAGAGCCTTCATAA
- a CDS encoding nucleobase:cation symporter-2 family protein, whose protein sequence is MTQKEIKKEDAVNEMLPVSQLAILGLQHVLAAYAGAVAVPLIIGGAVGLTPEQLAFLVAADLFTCGIATLIQAIGIGPHIGIKLPAILGCTFAAVGPLIIIGKNLGMQTAYGSIIVAAIIVVLVAPLYGKILKFFPTVVTGSVVTMIGLSLVNVGVTSIGGGSGAKDFGNIQNLLLAAFVMIVVLISNKFLKGFFQAISVLNGIVLGTIVAGFLGKVNFSAVVDAKWISIVHPFNFGLPQFDLGSIIMMTFVMLTVMIESTGTFIGISKVCEKDITEKDIVRGLRAEGIATILGGIFNSFPYTTFNQNLGLLALSKVKSRFVVVASGIILVALGLIPKFAALATIIPQPVIGGATTIMFAMVAVAGIQMLSNVDFNNSSNMMVVACSIGMGLGITAVPNLLDQTPTIFKSIFSSGIVTASVVAVILNAFLNYDNKEIESDIK, encoded by the coding sequence ATGACACAAAAAGAAATAAAAAAAGAAGATGCGGTAAATGAGATGCTTCCAGTAAGCCAGCTTGCTATTTTGGGATTACAACATGTACTAGCAGCATATGCAGGGGCAGTAGCAGTACCATTAATTATTGGTGGAGCGGTAGGTTTGACACCGGAACAATTGGCATTTTTAGTAGCTGCAGATTTGTTTACTTGTGGTATTGCAACTTTAATACAAGCAATTGGTATAGGCCCACATATTGGTATTAAGTTGCCGGCAATTTTAGGCTGCACCTTTGCAGCAGTTGGTCCATTGATTATTATTGGTAAAAACCTGGGAATGCAAACGGCTTATGGTTCAATAATAGTAGCTGCAATTATAGTTGTACTAGTAGCACCATTATATGGGAAAATACTAAAATTCTTTCCAACTGTTGTAACAGGATCAGTAGTTACAATGATTGGTCTTTCTTTGGTAAATGTTGGAGTTACTAGCATCGGTGGTGGTTCGGGAGCTAAAGATTTCGGAAATATACAAAATCTTTTGTTAGCAGCATTTGTAATGATTGTTGTTCTAATATCTAACAAATTCTTAAAAGGATTTTTTCAAGCTATTTCAGTTTTAAATGGTATTGTTTTAGGAACAATAGTTGCTGGATTTTTAGGAAAAGTAAACTTTTCAGCAGTAGTAGATGCAAAATGGATAAGCATTGTTCATCCATTTAATTTTGGACTACCACAATTTGATTTAGGTTCAATAATTATGATGACCTTTGTTATGTTAACAGTAATGATTGAATCAACAGGTACATTCATTGGAATTAGCAAAGTTTGCGAAAAGGATATTACTGAAAAAGATATTGTACGTGGACTTAGAGCAGAAGGAATTGCAACAATATTAGGAGGTATCTTTAATTCATTCCCATATACAACCTTCAATCAGAACCTAGGGCTTTTGGCTTTAAGTAAAGTAAAAAGTCGTTTTGTTGTTGTTGCGTCTGGTATAATTCTTGTTGCACTAGGATTGATTCCTAAATTTGCAGCTTTAGCTACTATTATTCCTCAGCCTGTTATAGGAGGAGCTACAACTATAATGTTTGCAATGGTTGCAGTTGCAGGTATTCAAATGCTTTCAAATGTAGATTTTAATAATAGCTCAAATATGATGGTGGTTGCTTGTTCTATTGGTATGGGACTTGGAATTACAGCTGTACCAAATTTACTTGATCAAACACCAACAATTTTCAAGTCAATTTTTAGTAGTGGTATAGTTACAGCATCTGTAGTTGCTGTAATTCTTAATGCATTTTTAAACTATGATAATAAAGAAATTGAAAGCGACATAAAATAA
- a CDS encoding YkgJ family cysteine cluster protein: protein MKLLLDVEGKVNYDNINKNTTVKEVLDAIDIFLDNNSLPCNECEESCCKKSWSVEIDNVCVNRLSDWKDEVALDFVQEKLVKKRNYCRDFDQYVLNKKTDCNFITETNLCTIYENRPIICRLYICIAKSYRYNVIRELIGSTYLKALVLEEKMRNKSFTDKTINKYKRNPAVFAKDYDISLEEIFNYAEDEGWLDIEEREELYKEII, encoded by the coding sequence ATGAAATTATTATTAGATGTTGAAGGTAAAGTAAATTATGATAATATTAATAAAAATACAACAGTTAAAGAGGTATTAGATGCAATTGATATCTTTTTAGATAATAATTCTCTTCCTTGTAATGAATGTGAAGAGAGTTGCTGCAAAAAATCTTGGTCAGTAGAAATAGATAATGTTTGCGTAAATAGATTAAGTGATTGGAAGGATGAAGTAGCTTTAGACTTTGTTCAGGAAAAACTAGTGAAAAAGAGAAACTACTGTAGAGATTTTGATCAGTATGTATTAAATAAGAAAACAGATTGTAATTTTATAACAGAAACAAATTTATGTACTATCTACGAGAATAGACCAATAATATGTAGGCTTTATATTTGTATTGCGAAAAGTTATAGATATAATGTTATTAGAGAACTTATAGGAAGTACATATTTAAAAGCACTTGTCCTTGAAGAAAAAATGAGAAACAAAAGTTTCACTGATAAAACTATTAATAAGTATAAAAGAAATCCAGCGGTTTTTGCTAAAGACTACGATATATCTTTGGAAGAAATATTTAATTATGCTGAAGATGAAGGCTGGCTTGATATTGAAGAAAGAGAAGAGTTATACAAAGAAATAATCTAA
- a CDS encoding SoxR reducing system RseC family protein, with product MTICKNLESDYNREVINLKIKDEQIKINKSGSKRESTNMLMAAFMIFIFPIICIFLGVFIGGYIGKSIEASIEISQILGGVVAFALSMIIIKLFDKYSKIDENTVKIYWDDL from the coding sequence ATGACAATTTGTAAAAACCTTGAAAGTGACTACAATAGGGAGGTGATTAATCTGAAAATAAAAGATGAACAAATTAAGATTAATAAATCAGGTTCAAAGAGAGAAAGTACCAATATGTTAATGGCTGCTTTTATGATATTTATTTTTCCGATAATATGTATATTTTTAGGAGTATTTATAGGCGGATATATAGGAAAATCTATTGAAGCGTCTATTGAAATTTCACAAATTTTAGGAGGTGTAGTGGCTTTTGCATTATCAATGATAATAATAAAGTTATTTGATAAATATTCTAAAATAGATGAAAATACTGTAAAAATTTATTGGGATGATTTGTAG
- a CDS encoding zinc-ribbon domain-containing protein, whose protein sequence is MEDKTLVCKDCGNEFVFTTGEQEFYKEKGFDNEPVRCPDCRRARKQENNRR, encoded by the coding sequence ATGGAAGATAAAACTTTAGTATGTAAAGATTGTGGAAATGAATTTGTTTTCACTACTGGAGAACAAGAATTTTACAAGGAAAAAGGATTCGATAACGAACCTGTAAGATGTCCAGATTGTAGAAGAGCTAGAAAACAAGAAAATAACAGAAGATAG
- a CDS encoding SPFH domain-containing protein, with translation MDSGTISILIFIAIGIAVFLLLLYGIGFTSIGTDEVGIVEKWWSLKGSVPSDGLIALKGEAGYQPQVLRAGVHFKTPFKYKVKKIRLVTIPQGQIGYVFARSGESLFDGQTLGKVVNDSKSFQDVAAFLNNGGQKGPQRQILREGTYAFNLAQFIIITKDKVHSIFTSKDESAQIETMRSDLLMVSGFNPVIIASTKTIEQDESGNTIRNKDTIGIVTINEGPTPDNGAIIAPIVGDGITNEFYHNNFQEPEKFLAANGRKGKQMQVLTDGIYFINRLFANVDIVPKSIINIGYVGVVVSYFGDKGEDVSGTGYSHGELVEQGKKGIWKESMMPGKYAFNTYAGKVVPVPTTNVILKWISGQSGDHKLDDNLKEISLITKDAFEPNLPLTVVFNIDYRKASSVIQRFGDIKMLIEQSLDPMIAGYFKNIGQTKTLIELVQDRSSIQDQASSEMKEKFKLYDLELQEVLIGTPAASAADKRIELILAQLRDRQVALEEIKTNEAKQKSAEKQRELNEAIAKSAAQTALTQSSIDIEVADNKGKSELRLAEQLALKTQKLAEADKYKRTQEADASRYTKEAEAAANAKATELNAGANAKQVELQASAEAFKLETVGKAQALNIKAVADATAEQETKVGLAKGTAAKALVDAYGGPELQVQQSVMTAFAEALKISKSPLVPQTVIMGGSDGKSPNAMEGIMSMVLANMASSNGSVLTKQKDTITVKEPVVTKQEDIISAKKSEV, from the coding sequence ATGGATTCAGGAACAATATCAATTTTAATTTTCATTGCTATAGGAATTGCCGTATTCCTTTTGCTACTCTACGGAATAGGATTCACAAGTATCGGAACAGATGAAGTAGGTATAGTTGAAAAGTGGTGGAGTTTAAAAGGTTCTGTCCCATCTGACGGTTTAATCGCATTAAAAGGCGAAGCTGGCTATCAGCCACAAGTACTTAGAGCAGGAGTACATTTTAAGACACCATTTAAGTATAAAGTGAAAAAGATACGACTAGTTACCATACCACAAGGTCAAATAGGCTATGTATTTGCAAGATCTGGAGAAAGCCTTTTTGATGGACAAACACTTGGAAAAGTCGTGAATGATAGCAAATCTTTTCAAGATGTAGCTGCATTTTTAAATAATGGCGGACAAAAGGGTCCCCAAAGACAAATCCTTCGTGAAGGTACCTATGCATTTAATTTAGCTCAATTTATTATAATTACAAAAGATAAAGTGCATTCAATATTCACGTCTAAAGATGAATCAGCTCAAATAGAAACAATGAGAAGTGATTTACTTATGGTAAGTGGATTTAATCCTGTAATTATAGCAAGCACAAAAACTATTGAACAAGATGAGTCTGGTAACACAATAAGAAACAAAGACACTATTGGTATCGTTACTATTAATGAAGGACCAACTCCAGATAATGGTGCTATTATTGCACCTATAGTTGGGGATGGTATAACAAATGAGTTTTATCACAACAACTTCCAAGAACCGGAAAAATTTCTAGCTGCTAACGGTAGAAAAGGTAAGCAAATGCAAGTATTAACTGATGGTATCTATTTTATCAATAGATTATTTGCAAATGTTGATATAGTTCCAAAAAGTATAATCAACATAGGATATGTTGGTGTAGTTGTAAGTTATTTTGGTGATAAAGGCGAAGATGTATCTGGAACAGGCTACTCACATGGAGAACTTGTTGAACAAGGTAAAAAAGGTATTTGGAAAGAGTCTATGATGCCAGGTAAATATGCTTTTAATACTTATGCAGGAAAAGTTGTTCCAGTTCCTACTACTAATGTTATATTAAAGTGGATTAGTGGTCAGTCTGGAGATCATAAATTAGATGATAACTTAAAAGAAATAAGTCTTATAACTAAGGATGCTTTTGAACCAAATTTACCTCTTACTGTGGTATTTAATATTGATTATAGAAAAGCATCTTCAGTAATCCAAAGATTTGGTGATATTAAAATGCTTATTGAACAATCACTTGATCCTATGATAGCAGGTTATTTCAAAAACATAGGACAAACTAAGACATTAATTGAATTGGTTCAAGATAGAAGCTCTATTCAAGATCAAGCTTCATCTGAAATGAAAGAAAAGTTTAAGTTGTATGACTTAGAATTACAAGAAGTATTGATTGGTACACCAGCTGCATCTGCTGCAGATAAGAGAATTGAACTTATTTTAGCACAACTTAGGGACAGGCAGGTTGCTTTAGAAGAAATTAAAACTAATGAAGCTAAACAAAAATCAGCAGAGAAACAAAGGGAACTAAATGAAGCAATTGCAAAAAGTGCTGCTCAAACAGCTCTTACACAATCAAGTATTGATATTGAAGTTGCAGATAACAAGGGTAAATCTGAATTAAGACTTGCTGAACAGTTAGCATTAAAAACACAAAAACTTGCTGAAGCGGACAAGTATAAAAGAACACAAGAAGCAGATGCTTCAAGGTATACAAAAGAAGCTGAAGCTGCTGCTAATGCCAAAGCTACTGAATTAAATGCAGGAGCTAATGCTAAGCAAGTGGAATTACAAGCTAGTGCAGAAGCTTTCAAACTTGAAACAGTTGGTAAAGCACAAGCATTAAATATTAAAGCTGTCGCAGATGCTACAGCAGAACAAGAAACAAAGGTCGGTCTAGCAAAAGGTACTGCAGCTAAGGCTTTGGTTGATGCTTACGGCGGACCAGAATTACAAGTACAACAAAGTGTCATGACAGCCTTTGCAGAGGCTCTAAAAATAAGTAAATCTCCACTTGTTCCACAAACAGTAATTATGGGTGGCTCTGATGGAAAATCACCTAATGCAATGGAAGGCATTATGAGTATGGTTCTAGCTAATATGGCTAGTTCTAACGGATCAGTATTAACTAAACAAAAAGATACTATTACTGTTAAGGAACCAGTAGTAACAAAACAAGAAGATATTATTTCTGCTAAAAAATCAGAAGTATAA
- a CDS encoding asparaginase, which produces MKNILLLTTGGTIASEPTDNGLAPSIQSDSILSLIGGIVSNYNITTKDIFQLDSSNIQPEEWKIIANSIFDNCKDYDGIVVTHGTDTMAYTSSILSFMLKNVPIPVVITGSQLPLLNPLTDGIENLRCALAMAASGTKGIFLAFNRKVILGSRAVKVRTTGFDAFESVNAPYAAIIDSAGLHINKDVIKQVNGVFKLEDNICKDIFLIKLTPGLNPEIFDMLLNMNYKGIIIEAFGVGGLHFIRRDLISKLEKIVQKGISVVVCSQCLYESSDFSIYETGKLALEKGVIQGHDMTTEAAVTKLMWALGKTNDPKKIKEIFCTSFVGEVSIK; this is translated from the coding sequence ATGAAAAACATATTATTATTAACCACAGGTGGGACAATCGCATCTGAGCCTACTGACAATGGTCTTGCACCATCTATTCAAAGTGACAGCATTTTATCTTTAATTGGTGGTATTGTTTCTAATTATAATATTACAACAAAAGATATTTTTCAGCTTGATAGTTCTAATATACAGCCTGAAGAGTGGAAGATAATTGCAAATAGTATATTTGACAACTGTAAGGATTATGATGGAATCGTAGTTACTCATGGTACTGACACTATGGCATACACATCATCAATTCTTTCATTTATGCTAAAAAATGTACCGATTCCTGTTGTTATAACAGGTTCACAATTGCCACTTCTTAATCCTTTAACGGATGGTATTGAAAATTTAAGATGTGCACTTGCTATGGCAGCTAGTGGTACTAAAGGAATATTTTTAGCTTTTAATCGTAAAGTTATTTTAGGTAGTCGTGCTGTAAAAGTTAGAACTACTGGATTTGATGCATTTGAAAGTGTAAATGCTCCCTATGCAGCAATTATAGATTCAGCAGGATTGCATATAAATAAGGATGTAATAAAACAAGTAAATGGTGTATTTAAACTTGAAGATAATATATGTAAAGATATATTCTTAATAAAGCTAACGCCAGGACTTAATCCTGAAATATTTGATATGCTACTGAATATGAATTATAAAGGAATAATAATAGAGGCATTTGGTGTAGGTGGATTACATTTTATCAGAAGAGACTTAATATCTAAATTAGAAAAAATAGTCCAAAAAGGAATTAGTGTTGTTGTATGTAGTCAATGCCTTTATGAAAGTAGTGATTTTTCAATTTATGAAACTGGAAAATTAGCATTAGAAAAAGGAGTAATTCAAGGACATGACATGACTACAGAAGCTGCTGTTACTAAGCTTATGTGGGCACTTGGAAAAACAAATGATCCTAAAAAGATTAAAGAAATATTTTGTACAAGCTTTGTAGGGGAAGTATCTATAAAGTAA
- a CDS encoding DUF3810 domain-containing protein, giving the protein MSKLEKRKNKLSYKNKLEISGVLLGISALLFAMSLYIDGFANLYHKYIYNTLVNTVSRGVSLIPFSVYEIILYAFLIFIFIEIIIYIYLVLNKKISFKEIIIESTTNLLIYISIFIFLNMIGQSANCFKSDFITLTDLKIEDSSEEKLIVLCNDFKDKLNELDGNIKKDEDGFLKLDSEVKQEGRDNMKNLGKIYPCLQGFYPNPKPYISSELMSYQLLEGETTFTIEANYNNDMPKWNIPSTICHELSHIRGFNNENEANYISFLACINSKNYEYQYSGYLMAYSYCMNDLHKSNEEAFKKINNELSNNVKAELKNDALYWNKYRGGISKLYNKVYDVLLKVGGQEEGIKSYNGVVKLLISGYEVQFK; this is encoded by the coding sequence ATGAGTAAGCTAGAGAAAAGAAAAAATAAATTATCATATAAAAATAAGTTAGAAATAAGTGGAGTCTTACTTGGAATTAGTGCTCTTTTATTTGCTATGTCACTATATATAGATGGATTTGCAAACTTGTATCATAAATATATTTATAATACATTAGTTAATACTGTTTCAAGAGGAGTTTCTTTAATTCCTTTTTCTGTATATGAAATAATATTATATGCATTTTTAATATTTATTTTTATAGAAATAATAATTTATATATATTTAGTTTTAAATAAAAAAATTTCATTTAAGGAAATTATAATCGAGTCTACAACTAACCTTCTTATTTATATATCAATATTTATATTTTTAAATATGATAGGGCAAAGTGCAAATTGTTTTAAATCAGATTTTATTACATTAACAGATTTAAAAATTGAAGATAGTTCTGAAGAAAAGTTAATTGTACTTTGTAATGATTTTAAGGATAAACTTAATGAGTTAGATGGAAATATAAAAAAGGATGAAGATGGATTTTTAAAATTAGATAGTGAAGTAAAACAAGAAGGAAGAGACAATATGAAAAATCTGGGTAAGATTTATCCATGTTTGCAAGGCTTTTATCCAAATCCTAAACCATATATTTCTTCTGAGCTAATGTCGTATCAATTATTAGAAGGAGAAACAACGTTCACAATTGAAGCCAATTATAATAATGATATGCCCAAATGGAACATTCCAAGTACAATTTGTCATGAATTAAGTCATATAAGAGGATTTAATAATGAAAATGAAGCAAATTATATAAGTTTTTTAGCATGTATTAATTCTAAAAATTATGAGTATCAATATAGTGGGTATTTGATGGCTTATTCTTATTGTATGAACGATTTACATAAGAGTAATGAAGAAGCTTTTAAAAAAATAAATAATGAACTTTCAAATAATGTGAAAGCGGAATTAAAAAATGATGCATTATATTGGAATAAGTATAGGGGTGGAATATCAAAGCTATATAATAAAGTATATGATGTATTACTAAAAGTTGGAGGCCAAGAAGAAGGTATTAAAAGCTATAACGGGGTTGTGAAATTACTAATTTCAGGATATGAAGTGCAATTTAAATAA
- a CDS encoding ABC transporter substrate-binding protein, giving the protein MKRKISLLLVLAMSTSLMLAGCNSKQNTKANVDSDVIKIGVFEPMTGANAAGGQLEVEGAKLANKIYPTVLGKKVELVFADNKSDKVEAASAASNLIEQEHVNAIIGSWGSGNSMGAGDVVMDAKVPAVGASCTNPLVTVGNDYYFRVCFIDPFQGKVMAKYAAEKLKAKKVALLQDVSSDYSVGLCKFFTDTFVKITDDKDAIVAKSKYNTGDQDFSAQLINIKSSNPDVIFAPGNFTEGALIVKQARQLGITTPIIGGDTWETPEFIDIGGEAVEGTVFSTFFATETPITSESKVFLDAYRDEYKKDPSAVTALSYDAYLVILDAIKRADSTDPVKIRDEIAKTKNFPGAAGVITIDENNNAVKDAVLKVVKDGKFTYLDTIKPEEN; this is encoded by the coding sequence ATGAAAAGAAAAATATCTTTGCTTTTGGTGCTAGCTATGTCAACTTCATTAATGCTAGCAGGCTGTAATTCTAAACAAAACACAAAAGCAAATGTAGACAGCGATGTTATAAAAATCGGAGTATTTGAACCCATGACAGGTGCTAATGCAGCTGGAGGCCAACTTGAAGTGGAAGGCGCAAAACTTGCTAATAAAATTTATCCAACAGTTCTTGGTAAAAAAGTAGAATTAGTTTTTGCAGATAATAAATCTGATAAAGTTGAGGCAGCTAGTGCAGCTTCAAACCTTATAGAACAAGAACATGTTAACGCCATTATAGGAAGCTGGGGAAGTGGAAATTCTATGGGAGCTGGAGATGTTGTTATGGATGCAAAGGTTCCAGCAGTTGGAGCATCTTGTACAAATCCTTTAGTAACAGTTGGAAATGATTATTATTTTAGAGTTTGTTTTATAGATCCTTTCCAAGGTAAGGTTATGGCAAAATATGCAGCAGAAAAATTAAAAGCTAAAAAGGTAGCACTTCTTCAAGATGTTTCTAGTGATTATTCAGTTGGATTATGTAAATTTTTTACAGATACATTCGTGAAAATTACTGATGATAAGGATGCTATTGTGGCTAAATCTAAATACAATACAGGAGATCAAGATTTTTCAGCGCAACTTATAAATATAAAGAGTAGTAATCCGGATGTAATATTTGCTCCAGGTAATTTTACAGAAGGAGCCTTAATAGTAAAACAAGCAAGACAGCTTGGAATTACAACTCCTATAATAGGAGGAGATACTTGGGAAACACCAGAGTTTATAGATATAGGTGGCGAGGCAGTAGAAGGAACAGTTTTTTCAACATTCTTTGCAACAGAAACACCTATAACATCAGAATCAAAGGTTTTTCTTGATGCGTATAGAGATGAATATAAAAAGGATCCTTCAGCAGTTACAGCTTTATCTTATGATGCTTATTTAGTAATATTAGATGCAATAAAAAGAGCTGACTCTACAGATCCAGTGAAAATAAGAGATGAAATTGCGAAAACTAAAAACTTTCCTGGTGCTGCTGGGGTAATTACTATAGATGAGAATAACAATGCAGTAAAAGACGCAGTTTTAAAGGTAGTTAAAGATGGTAAATTTACTTATCTTGATACCATAAAACCAGAAGAAAATTAG
- a CDS encoding branched-chain amino acid ABC transporter permease, producing the protein MTLGTFMQQLANGISVGSLYALIAIGYTMVYGILKLINFAHGDIFMMAAYFAFFGVTTFGLPWYVSFIIAIILTAVLGAVIEFLAYRPLRTAPKISILISAIGVSFLLENLAVVLFGGMPKAFPTPKILTDVVVIGGVSIQNLTFIIPVVTIILLFALLHLVNKTNVGMAMRAASKDVETASLMGIKVNRIISFTFAIGSILAGIGSMMWSVKYPQIIGTMGIIPGLKCFIAAVIGGIGDIKGAVLGGFILGIGEIMLVAALPGLTGYRDAFAFIVLIVILLFKPTGIMGKNLTEKV; encoded by the coding sequence ATGACTTTAGGTACATTTATGCAACAGTTAGCAAATGGAATTTCAGTTGGAAGTTTATATGCACTTATAGCTATAGGTTATACTATGGTATATGGAATATTAAAACTTATAAACTTCGCTCATGGAGATATATTTATGATGGCTGCTTACTTCGCATTTTTTGGAGTAACTACTTTTGGACTTCCTTGGTATGTTTCATTTATAATAGCTATAATTTTGACAGCAGTTTTAGGAGCTGTAATTGAATTCTTAGCTTATAGACCACTTAGAACGGCACCCAAAATATCTATTTTAATTTCTGCTATTGGTGTTTCATTCTTGCTTGAAAACTTAGCAGTTGTTTTATTTGGAGGAATGCCAAAAGCATTTCCAACGCCCAAAATACTTACAGATGTAGTTGTTATAGGTGGGGTTTCTATTCAAAATCTTACTTTTATAATTCCAGTAGTAACAATAATATTATTGTTTGCTTTACTACATTTAGTCAATAAAACTAATGTTGGTATGGCTATGAGAGCAGCATCTAAAGATGTTGAAACAGCAAGCCTTATGGGTATAAAGGTAAATAGAATAATATCTTTTACTTTTGCTATAGGTTCAATTTTAGCTGGTATAGGATCAATGATGTGGTCTGTTAAATACCCGCAAATAATTGGAACTATGGGAATTATTCCTGGACTTAAGTGCTTTATAGCTGCTGTTATAGGTGGTATAGGTGATATCAAAGGAGCAGTTCTTGGTGGATTTATTCTAGGTATTGGCGAAATTATGTTAGTTGCGGCTCTTCCAGGATTAACTGGATATAGAGATGCGTTTGCTTTCATAGTTTTAATAGTAATACTGCTATTCAAGCCTACAGGAATAATGGGCAAAAATTTAACAGAGAAGGTGTAA